In Entomomonas moraniae, one DNA window encodes the following:
- a CDS encoding ABC transporter permease subunit, translated as MKRRLNFTNLMLVVGLLFIYLPMFILVIYSFNASKMVVVWEGWSTKWYRSLSDSTDLIAALFRSLEVAFYTSITAVILGTLAAFVLTRMDQFRGRSIFAGMVTAPLVMPEIITGFSLLLLFMAFNELFSWPSKGLMNIWIAHVTFCTAYVAILVSSRLRELDRSLEEASMDLGAPPWKTFIFITIPMIAPSLFAGAMLSFALSLDDVVLANFLSGPGSTTLPVYIFSKVRLGVDPQINAIASIILLVISTITLTAWFVNRRIEKKRKVVS; from the coding sequence ATGAAGCGTCGTCTAAACTTCACTAACCTCATGTTGGTCGTAGGGTTATTATTTATTTATCTCCCCATGTTCATTTTGGTTATTTACTCTTTCAACGCTTCTAAAATGGTGGTTGTATGGGAGGGTTGGTCAACCAAATGGTACCGTAGTTTATCCGACAGTACTGACCTCATTGCTGCCTTATTCCGCTCCCTTGAGGTGGCTTTTTATACATCCATCACCGCAGTTATCTTGGGTACGTTAGCGGCCTTTGTGCTGACTCGAATGGATCAATTCCGCGGTCGTTCTATCTTCGCGGGAATGGTAACAGCACCCTTGGTCATGCCTGAAATCATCACAGGTTTCTCGTTACTACTACTTTTTATGGCATTTAATGAATTATTTAGTTGGCCAAGTAAAGGATTAATGAATATCTGGATTGCCCATGTTACATTCTGTACAGCCTATGTAGCTATTTTAGTTTCATCGCGTTTAAGAGAGCTTGACCGCTCACTTGAAGAGGCCTCAATGGATTTGGGTGCGCCACCTTGGAAAACCTTTATATTCATTACAATACCGATGATCGCACCCTCTCTTTTTGCAGGGGCTATGCTGTCTTTCGCGTTATCACTTGATGATGTGGTATTAGCCAACTTCTTATCTGGCCCTGGTTCAACTACATTGCCTGTTTATATCTTCTCGAAAGTGAGATTAGGTGTTGATCCACAAATTAATGCCATTGCCTCTATTATTCTATTAGTGATTTCAACCATCACCCTTACGGCTTGGTTTGTAAATAGAAGAATAGAGAAAAAGCGTAAAGTCGTTTCTTAA
- a CDS encoding polyamine ABC transporter substrate-binding protein, with the protein MNFFKKTLLATSITLVATGIVSAAENTLHIYNWSDYIAPDTISKFEKKTGIKVVYDVFDNNEIVEAKLIAGNSGYDIVVPSNAFLAKQIKAGLYQPLDRSKLPNWKNLNPTLMKVLEVNDPENKYAIPYMWGTIGIAYNVDKVKAVLGDNAPVDSWDLVFNVENMEKLKSCGVAFLDSPTEMLPAAMKYLGEDPTATDTKNIKDAQALFLKIRPYVAYFHSSKNILDLANGNICVSVGYSGDLQQSKNRAEEAKNGVHIKYNIPKEGAASFFDMMAIPKDAPNPEAAHQFINFIMQPEIAAEITNYIRFPNANSAATPLVNKDITSDPGIYPTEEIMKKIYTFPLLPLKTQRTMVNSWTKVKTSK; encoded by the coding sequence ATGAATTTTTTCAAAAAAACCCTTCTCGCCACCTCTATTACTCTAGTAGCTACAGGTATCGTATCTGCTGCTGAAAATACATTACATATTTATAACTGGTCTGATTATATTGCACCTGATACTATCAGTAAGTTCGAGAAAAAAACGGGTATAAAAGTCGTTTATGATGTCTTTGATAACAATGAAATTGTCGAAGCCAAACTGATCGCTGGTAACTCTGGCTATGATATTGTAGTGCCTTCTAATGCCTTTTTGGCAAAACAAATCAAGGCAGGGTTATACCAACCTTTAGATAGATCTAAACTACCTAACTGGAAAAACCTAAACCCTACATTAATGAAAGTGCTGGAAGTTAACGATCCAGAAAACAAATACGCTATTCCTTATATGTGGGGAACCATTGGTATTGCTTACAATGTGGATAAAGTGAAAGCAGTCCTAGGTGATAATGCGCCTGTTGACTCATGGGATCTTGTTTTCAATGTTGAAAACATGGAAAAACTAAAATCCTGTGGTGTTGCATTCTTAGACTCACCAACAGAAATGTTGCCTGCCGCAATGAAATATTTAGGTGAAGACCCTACCGCTACAGATACTAAGAATATCAAAGATGCCCAAGCGTTATTCTTAAAAATTCGCCCTTATGTTGCTTACTTCCACTCATCTAAAAATATTTTAGACCTTGCTAATGGTAATATCTGCGTTTCTGTAGGTTACTCTGGGGATTTACAACAAAGTAAAAACCGCGCAGAAGAAGCCAAAAATGGGGTACATATCAAATACAACATTCCTAAAGAAGGTGCTGCCAGCTTCTTTGATATGATGGCAATCCCTAAAGATGCACCCAACCCTGAGGCTGCACATCAATTTATTAACTTTATTATGCAACCTGAAATTGCAGCAGAAATCACCAACTATATACGCTTCCCTAATGCTAATAGTGCTGCAACACCTTTAGTCAATAAAGATATTACAAGTGATCCTGGTATCTATCCAACAGAAGAAATAATGAAGAAAATATATACTTTCCCATTATTACCATTGAAAACACAACGTACAATGGTCAACAGTTGGACTAAAGTTAAAACAAGCAAATAA
- a CDS encoding phosphohexomutase domain-containing protein (capsular polysaccharide biosynthesis protein; catalyzes the formation of D-mannose 6-phosphate from alpha-D-mannose 1-phosphate), whose product MSQLTCFKAYDIRGQLGTQLNEEIAYRIARAFAQWLKPTSIVLGGDIRATSSSLKAALASGLRDEGVNVFDLGLTGTEEIYFATTYLKTSGGIEVTASHNPIDYNGFKFVREESRPISADTGLKEIQALAETLSYNLVDGKDPSIDESKRGKYEQVNTREAYVKHLLSYIDLTTLKPLKLVVNPGNGVAGPVIDALEKALKAANAPIEFIKINFEPDGTFPNGIPNPILVENRDVTRNAVLQHKADAGIAWDGDFDRCFLFDEQGQFIEGYYIVGLLAEAFLQKEQGAKIILDPRMTWNTLEIIEKNQGHAVKTKAGHAFIKESMRNHDAIYGGEMSAHHYFRDFFYCDSGMIPWLLVIELMCRKQKPLSALVNERITAYPSSGEINLTVSDAKKVIEAVEKKYSPSAMQIEHIDGLGVNYEDWRFNLRSSNTEPVIRLNVESRHNSSLLTEKTEELLAFIKAI is encoded by the coding sequence ATGAGTCAGTTAACTTGTTTTAAAGCTTATGATATTCGTGGTCAACTCGGCACACAACTCAATGAAGAAATAGCCTACCGTATTGCACGTGCTTTTGCACAGTGGCTAAAACCAACTTCGATTGTTTTAGGTGGTGATATTCGTGCAACATCCAGCAGTTTAAAAGCCGCATTGGCTAGTGGCTTAAGAGATGAAGGCGTCAATGTCTTTGATCTTGGGCTCACAGGAACAGAAGAGATTTACTTCGCCACAACTTATCTTAAAACCTCTGGCGGTATAGAAGTCACAGCTTCTCACAACCCTATCGATTACAATGGTTTTAAATTCGTTCGCGAAGAATCACGCCCTATTTCAGCTGATACGGGGCTTAAAGAAATACAAGCCCTCGCAGAAACACTGAGCTATAACTTGGTTGATGGTAAAGATCCCTCAATAGATGAATCTAAACGAGGTAAGTATGAGCAAGTCAATACCCGTGAAGCTTATGTAAAACACCTATTATCTTATATTGATTTAACAACCCTTAAACCGCTAAAGTTGGTTGTCAATCCTGGTAATGGGGTTGCTGGCCCAGTTATTGATGCGCTAGAAAAAGCACTAAAAGCAGCTAATGCCCCCATTGAATTCATAAAAATCAACTTTGAACCTGATGGCACATTCCCTAATGGAATACCCAACCCTATTTTAGTAGAAAATCGTGATGTAACACGTAATGCTGTTCTGCAACACAAAGCAGATGCAGGGATTGCTTGGGACGGAGATTTTGATCGCTGTTTCTTATTTGATGAGCAAGGGCAATTCATTGAAGGGTATTATATTGTTGGCCTTCTAGCAGAAGCCTTTTTGCAAAAAGAACAAGGTGCCAAAATTATTTTAGATCCACGAATGACGTGGAATACCTTAGAAATTATTGAAAAAAACCAAGGACATGCGGTTAAAACCAAAGCAGGCCATGCCTTTATTAAAGAGTCTATGCGTAATCACGATGCGATTTATGGTGGAGAGATGAGTGCCCACCATTATTTCCGTGACTTCTTCTATTGCGATAGCGGCATGATTCCTTGGTTATTAGTCATTGAGTTAATGTGCCGTAAACAAAAACCACTCTCTGCCTTAGTCAACGAACGGATCACTGCCTACCCTTCCTCTGGTGAAATTAACCTTACCGTTTCTGATGCTAAGAAGGTTATTGAAGCTGTCGAGAAAAAATACAGTCCTTCCGCAATGCAAATTGAGCATATCGATGGTTTAGGTGTCAATTATGAAGATTGGCGCTTTAATCTTCGCTCATCCAACACAGAGCCAGTCATTCGTCTTAATGTTGAAAGTCGTCATAACTCCAGTTTACTAACAGAAAAAACAGAAGAGTTACTAGCCTTTATCAAGGCTATTTAG
- the tusD gene encoding sulfurtransferase complex subunit TusD: MKFTIAIYAPPQTPASRRALRFSQEVLASKHDIVRLFFYHDGIYNAINSLVIPQDELDTHKEWQSFIEENKLDAVVCIAAALRRGQLDATETKRYKKVATSITPPWQLAGLGQLHEAIQDSDRFITFAGDA, from the coding sequence ATGAAGTTTACAATTGCTATTTATGCACCCCCTCAGACTCCTGCTTCAAGAAGAGCCTTGCGCTTTTCTCAAGAAGTCTTAGCCTCCAAACATGATATTGTGCGTTTATTTTTTTATCACGATGGTATTTATAATGCTATTAATAGTCTCGTTATTCCACAAGATGAGTTAGATACTCATAAAGAATGGCAATCATTCATTGAAGAAAATAAACTTGATGCTGTTGTTTGTATTGCTGCCGCATTAAGACGTGGGCAATTAGATGCGACAGAAACTAAACGTTATAAAAAAGTAGCAACTTCTATCACACCACCTTGGCAGTTAGCCGGTTTAGGGCAACTACATGAGGCTATTCAAGACAGCGATCGTTTTATTACCTTTGCAGGAGATGCTTAA
- the tusC gene encoding sulfurtransferase complex subunit TusC — MARSMLIICQQAPWSNATVKETLDLAFSGSAFDLPISILFLEDGVFQLVKDQQPQAIEQKNITSNLQALPLFGITEIFIVEQHLYVRGLSQQQLLEPVKLVQQEELNSLLVHYDTVITS, encoded by the coding sequence ATGGCTAGATCAATGTTAATTATTTGCCAACAAGCCCCTTGGAGTAACGCCACAGTCAAAGAAACACTCGATTTAGCTTTTTCTGGAAGTGCCTTTGATTTACCGATTAGCATATTATTTTTAGAAGATGGTGTTTTTCAACTCGTAAAAGATCAGCAACCTCAAGCTATTGAGCAAAAAAATATTACATCGAACTTGCAAGCACTACCTTTATTTGGTATCACAGAAATTTTTATCGTTGAACAACACTTATATGTTCGTGGTCTAAGCCAACAACAATTATTAGAGCCTGTTAAACTAGTCCAACAAGAAGAACTAAACTCGCTTTTAGTTCATTATGACACTGTGATTACTAGCTAA
- the mprF gene encoding bifunctional lysylphosphatidylglycerol flippase/synthetase MprF codes for MLKRTNLSDDSCSVSPNKETGLIAFLRRNQQRLGIIFTVVVFILALTTFAHLVEDIDRQSLSHALSNVSWLTIGIAILAAMTSYSMILGYEWSASRYANAKLSLPTLALGGLSAAAIGNALGFSMLTGGSVRYRTYSKKNISAIAIIQMTVFASLSLGVALPPIAAIMAFTDIDYSAKALHINETLLIIIAGAIIAGYTIFLAIASRFISKEHPSIDSRYLCLGPLNLRVPNLRLTLLQFVITFLDVLAAGTVLYCLLPASVSIPFGTFLTVYLLALAAGVLSHVPGGLGVFEVVLLAAFKEQLDQPGLLAALLLYRLIYVVMPLVIACLVLLVIEARNFASHQTNKLSTNAAPQIALLVLISGIYLVFSGIVPERVSYLRELSNIFPNIMINSAHLIASLIGFFCLIAAQGLWRRLASAWRITLALTIAGTVFSLIKGLDWQIALLLSFTTVNLITFRKIFYRQSKLMDATYSKPTIIVLGCTLAVSIWLYCFTYRYTPYSNELWWQFGLYNDVSKGLWALLANTIIFALVIISWLLYTSPPKILTPTDAQLTLAKHIIAASNQPYGALVFGKDKDVLFHPLQDSFIMYAGHDRSLVALSDPVGNPKTTTELIWQFRDYCDLHNVNPVFYQIKPDDLSDYMDIGLVIVKLGKEAILNLKQFDIETKPEFKEIQQIGNDNNLTLKIYNAGELPFEKMKTIIDSSSHKEQQRGFLVGKLTPEYLQHFRIAAIDFKGEIIAFMNLLETNTQEISTIDLIQIQNNAPKFTMEYLLLSVIGSLQQEGLKYFSLGLTPDTELKPNKNGPMAYRLGSLIFRRSHLLYNINGLNRFKDKFDFEWQIRYMAIPARLDPFVALTDVASLISGGLTTAIER; via the coding sequence ATGCTAAAAAGAACTAATTTATCAGACGATTCTTGCAGTGTTTCTCCTAACAAAGAAACTGGACTGATAGCCTTTTTGCGTCGTAATCAGCAACGCCTTGGTATCATATTCACTGTCGTTGTATTCATTCTGGCCCTTACTACATTTGCCCATTTGGTAGAAGATATTGATCGACAGAGTCTTTCCCACGCGCTGAGCAATGTTTCATGGCTTACCATTGGTATTGCAATACTAGCGGCAATGACCAGTTACAGTATGATCTTAGGCTATGAGTGGTCAGCTAGCCGCTATGCCAATGCTAAACTCTCTTTACCTACCCTAGCACTAGGCGGTTTATCTGCTGCTGCTATTGGAAATGCGCTGGGTTTCTCTATGTTAACGGGTGGTTCTGTACGCTACCGTACGTACAGCAAGAAAAATATTTCAGCCATTGCCATTATCCAAATGACCGTGTTTGCTAGCCTTTCCTTAGGCGTTGCACTCCCGCCCATTGCCGCCATCATGGCATTTACGGATATCGATTACTCCGCTAAAGCACTGCATATTAACGAAACATTATTGATCATTATTGCTGGAGCCATCATCGCTGGTTATACTATTTTTCTAGCCATTGCCAGTCGATTTATCTCAAAAGAACACCCGTCAATTGACAGCCGATACCTTTGTTTAGGCCCCCTTAATCTACGCGTCCCCAATTTACGCCTTACTCTTCTACAATTTGTAATCACTTTTTTAGACGTGCTCGCTGCAGGCACTGTACTTTATTGTTTGCTTCCTGCCTCCGTCAGTATCCCATTCGGCACATTTTTAACTGTTTACTTACTCGCTCTCGCCGCTGGGGTTCTAAGCCATGTACCAGGAGGACTAGGTGTTTTCGAAGTTGTTCTACTCGCCGCATTCAAAGAACAGCTGGATCAACCTGGATTACTTGCAGCACTCTTACTTTACCGCTTAATTTATGTTGTAATGCCTTTAGTGATCGCCTGTTTAGTTTTACTTGTTATTGAAGCTCGAAATTTTGCTAGTCATCAAACTAATAAGCTATCAACTAATGCTGCTCCACAGATTGCACTACTCGTGCTTATATCAGGTATTTACCTTGTTTTCTCAGGAATTGTTCCAGAACGCGTTTCTTACTTAAGAGAGCTTTCCAACATATTCCCTAATATTATGATTAACAGTGCCCACTTAATAGCCAGTTTAATAGGCTTTTTTTGCTTAATTGCTGCACAAGGTTTATGGCGACGACTTGCAAGTGCTTGGCGTATAACACTTGCACTAACAATAGCAGGTACAGTCTTTAGTTTAATCAAAGGGCTGGATTGGCAAATTGCATTGCTACTTTCATTTACAACCGTTAACTTAATTACCTTTCGAAAAATATTTTATCGACAAAGTAAACTGATGGACGCTACCTATTCAAAGCCTACCATCATTGTTTTAGGATGCACACTTGCAGTTTCTATTTGGCTATATTGCTTTACTTACCGATACACACCTTATAGCAATGAGTTATGGTGGCAGTTCGGCTTATATAATGATGTAAGCAAAGGGCTCTGGGCACTTCTTGCCAATACCATTATCTTCGCTTTGGTTATCATTAGCTGGTTACTATACACTTCGCCCCCTAAAATTCTCACCCCAACTGACGCGCAACTGACGTTAGCTAAACATATTATCGCTGCGTCTAATCAACCCTATGGTGCGTTAGTTTTCGGTAAAGATAAAGATGTCTTATTTCACCCGCTACAAGATAGTTTTATCATGTATGCAGGCCATGACCGTAGTTTAGTTGCCCTATCAGACCCTGTTGGGAACCCAAAAACAACAACTGAACTCATTTGGCAATTTAGAGACTATTGCGACTTACACAATGTAAACCCTGTTTTCTATCAAATAAAACCTGACGATCTTTCAGACTACATGGATATAGGCCTTGTTATTGTTAAATTAGGCAAAGAAGCCATTTTAAACCTCAAGCAGTTCGATATTGAAACAAAGCCTGAATTTAAAGAAATACAACAAATAGGAAACGATAATAACTTAACCCTGAAAATCTATAATGCAGGTGAATTGCCTTTTGAAAAAATGAAAACTATTATCGACTCCTCTAGTCATAAAGAACAACAAAGAGGTTTCTTAGTAGGTAAATTAACACCAGAGTATTTACAACACTTCAGAATAGCTGCGATTGATTTTAAAGGTGAAATTATTGCTTTCATGAATTTACTAGAAACCAATACACAAGAAATCAGCACCATTGATTTGATACAAATACAAAACAATGCTCCCAAATTCACCATGGAATACCTTCTATTGAGTGTAATTGGCTCACTACAACAAGAAGGTCTTAAATACTTCAGCTTAGGACTAACCCCAGATACTGAACTAAAACCTAATAAGAATGGCCCAATGGCTTATCGCTTAGGATCATTAATCTTTAGACGCAGTCATTTACTGTATAACATTAATGGCCTAAACCGCTTTAAAGACAAATTTGATTTTGAATGGCAAATACGCTACATGGCAATCCCGGCAAGACTTGATCCATTTGTTGCTTTAACTGATGTAGCCAGTCTTATTTCAGGTGGACTCACCACAGCAATTGAGCGCTAA
- a CDS encoding TusE/DsrC/DsvC family sulfur relay protein has product MKLTVNHQDIMLDDEGYLINLQDWSPAVANALAERESITLTESHWQIIELLRAFYQQYALSPSNRPLIKYLNQQLPTQQINSLTLNLLFNGSPAKLAAKLAGLPKPTNCL; this is encoded by the coding sequence ATGAAACTTACGGTTAATCATCAAGATATTATGCTCGATGATGAAGGCTATCTAATCAATTTACAAGATTGGTCACCCGCTGTAGCTAACGCTCTGGCAGAGCGCGAATCTATTACATTGACAGAATCACACTGGCAAATTATAGAGCTGCTACGTGCTTTTTATCAGCAATACGCCCTTTCACCCTCTAATCGGCCACTGATTAAATATTTAAATCAACAACTACCCACACAACAGATCAATAGTTTGACATTAAACTTATTATTTAATGGTAGTCCTGCTAAACTAGCGGCTAAATTAGCTGGACTACCTAAACCCACAAATTGCTTATGA
- a CDS encoding ABC transporter ATP-binding protein, whose protein sequence is MAVASSAFKKAMTGTQTPKEALVKIDRVTKSFDGTIAVDNVSLTINRGEIFALLGGSGSGKSTLLRMLAGFETPTEGRIFLDGQDITKLPPYERPINMMFQSYALFPHMTVEQNIAFGLKQDKLPKNQIKERVEQMLKLVHMTQYAHRKPHQLSGGQRQRVALARSLAKRPKLLLLDEPMGALDKKLRSQMQLELVEIIESVGVTCVMVTHDQEEAMTMAQRIAIMNQGCIEQIGSPMDIYETPATRLVCEFIGNVNMFEGEIVDDMSNHVTITCPTLPNPIYIGHGLSTRAEDKKVTFAIRPEKILISHQKPEIEHPDYNWTTGKVYDIAYLGGHSIYYIELPSGAIVQSFMANSERHVKRPTWDDQVYLYWEDDSGVVLQ, encoded by the coding sequence ATGGCTGTTGCATCAAGCGCTTTTAAAAAAGCCATGACGGGAACCCAGACACCTAAAGAAGCTCTGGTTAAAATTGATCGTGTCACTAAATCATTCGATGGTACTATCGCAGTAGATAATGTAAGCCTAACGATTAACCGTGGCGAAATTTTCGCTTTACTAGGCGGTTCAGGCTCAGGGAAATCAACATTATTGCGAATGTTAGCTGGCTTTGAAACACCAACAGAAGGACGTATCTTCCTTGACGGTCAAGACATTACCAAGCTTCCACCTTACGAACGTCCTATTAATATGATGTTCCAATCTTATGCACTTTTTCCACACATGACCGTGGAACAAAATATAGCTTTTGGTCTAAAACAAGACAAACTCCCCAAGAACCAGATCAAAGAACGTGTTGAGCAGATGCTCAAACTAGTACACATGACTCAATACGCCCACCGTAAACCACACCAATTATCAGGTGGTCAAAGGCAACGTGTTGCACTCGCTCGCTCACTCGCCAAGCGCCCAAAACTTCTACTACTTGATGAACCGATGGGAGCATTAGATAAAAAGCTACGTTCACAAATGCAGTTAGAGTTGGTAGAAATTATTGAAAGTGTCGGCGTAACTTGTGTGATGGTCACCCATGACCAAGAAGAAGCCATGACCATGGCTCAACGTATCGCTATCATGAATCAAGGGTGCATTGAGCAAATTGGTAGTCCGATGGATATTTATGAAACACCTGCAACGCGCTTAGTGTGTGAGTTCATTGGTAACGTCAACATGTTTGAAGGCGAAATTGTTGATGACATGAGTAACCATGTGACAATTACGTGCCCAACCCTCCCCAACCCTATTTATATTGGTCATGGTCTAAGTACCCGTGCCGAAGATAAAAAGGTAACCTTTGCAATACGCCCTGAAAAAATATTGATCAGCCACCAAAAGCCTGAGATTGAGCACCCAGACTATAACTGGACAACAGGTAAAGTATACGATATCGCCTACTTAGGCGGACATTCTATTTACTACATAGAACTTCCCTCTGGCGCGATTGTACAATCCTTTATGGCAAACTCTGAACGTCACGTTAAACGCCCCACATGGGATGATCAGGTTTATTTGTATTGGGAAGATGACAGTGGTGTGGTACTACAATGA
- the galU gene encoding UTP--glucose-1-phosphate uridylyltransferase GalU has translation MISKCLFPAAGYGTRFLPVTKAMPKEMLPIVNKPLIQYAVEEAKEANLGHMAIVTGRGKRALEDHFDISYELEKQIAGSSKEYLLDGIRDLIAHCTFSYTRQIEMKGLGHAILTGKQLIGDEPFAVVLADDLCINIDGEGVLSQMVKLYNQFRCSIVAVEEVPKEEISRYGVIEGKMISDDLYTVTNMVEKPSPEEAPSNLAIIGRYILTPDIFKILENTPPGKNGEIQITDALLTQAKQGCVIAYKFKGHRFDCGSAEGFIEATNFCYENFYKKNC, from the coding sequence ATGATTAGTAAATGTCTTTTTCCTGCCGCTGGGTATGGTACACGTTTTCTACCTGTTACCAAAGCAATGCCTAAAGAAATGCTCCCTATCGTTAATAAGCCTCTGATTCAATATGCAGTTGAAGAAGCCAAAGAAGCCAATTTAGGGCATATGGCTATTGTGACAGGTAGAGGAAAAAGAGCGTTAGAAGACCATTTTGATATTAGCTATGAATTAGAAAAACAAATTGCAGGTTCATCGAAAGAGTATTTATTAGACGGTATTCGCGATTTAATCGCACATTGTACTTTCTCTTATACCCGCCAAATTGAAATGAAAGGGTTGGGCCATGCGATACTCACAGGTAAACAACTGATAGGTGATGAACCCTTCGCCGTTGTATTGGCTGACGACTTATGCATAAATATTGATGGAGAAGGCGTTTTGAGCCAAATGGTGAAACTTTACAATCAGTTTCGCTGCTCTATTGTGGCTGTTGAGGAAGTACCTAAAGAAGAAATCAGTCGCTATGGTGTTATCGAAGGCAAAATGATCAGTGATGACTTATATACCGTTACTAATATGGTTGAGAAGCCTTCGCCAGAAGAAGCACCTTCAAACCTTGCCATTATAGGTCGCTATATTTTAACTCCCGACATTTTCAAAATACTAGAAAACACACCACCCGGTAAAAATGGGGAAATACAAATCACAGATGCGCTTTTAACACAGGCAAAACAAGGGTGTGTTATCGCTTATAAATTTAAAGGCCACCGCTTTGACTGTGGAAGTGCAGAAGGCTTTATTGAAGCCACTAACTTTTGTTATGAAAACTTTTATAAAAAGAATTGCTAA
- a CDS encoding glycosyl transferase family protein: protein MIQPNTIEHPFAQYIRILGKGQNGSRHLTLEEAETAMLMVLNDEVEAVQLGAFLLLLRYQLETAEELAGFANAVRKKIQTPNIPLDIDWPTYAGKKRHYPWYLLAAKLLAAQGITILMHGAGAHTAERFYTEQFLSMLAIKHCKNWYEVETTLEDQHIAFISLGSFSPKLQQIMDLKSLLGVRSPVHSLVRLINPLQARCSLQSIFHPNYQAIHQETSRLIGDTSIIIKGEGGENEVRADNINLLLGTQQGLPWQETWPALSEQRLLKPSQLTPEHFMAVWQKKVHDEYADLVIPATIALALRGLGTPQQEALKEGTRLWQLHTND, encoded by the coding sequence ATGATACAGCCCAATACGATAGAACATCCTTTTGCTCAATATATTCGCATTTTGGGTAAAGGCCAAAACGGTTCACGCCATCTCACGTTAGAAGAGGCCGAAACCGCTATGTTAATGGTACTAAATGATGAGGTTGAAGCAGTTCAACTGGGAGCTTTCTTATTATTATTACGCTATCAATTAGAAACAGCTGAAGAACTCGCTGGCTTTGCAAATGCTGTACGCAAAAAAATACAAACACCAAACATACCACTCGATATTGATTGGCCAACCTATGCCGGTAAAAAAAGACATTACCCTTGGTATTTATTGGCAGCCAAGCTATTAGCTGCTCAGGGCATAACTATTCTTATGCATGGAGCAGGAGCGCATACCGCAGAGCGTTTTTATACTGAACAGTTTCTATCCATGTTGGCGATTAAGCATTGTAAAAATTGGTATGAAGTAGAAACCACTTTAGAAGATCAGCATATTGCATTTATTAGCCTAGGAAGTTTCTCCCCTAAGCTTCAACAAATTATGGATCTAAAATCACTATTGGGTGTACGCTCACCCGTGCACTCTCTCGTCAGATTAATCAACCCATTACAAGCACGTTGCAGTTTGCAAAGTATTTTCCACCCTAATTATCAAGCGATTCATCAAGAAACTAGCCGATTAATAGGTGATACCTCCATCATTATTAAAGGTGAAGGCGGTGAAAATGAAGTCAGAGCAGATAACATTAACCTATTATTAGGTACTCAACAAGGTTTACCTTGGCAAGAAACATGGCCTGCCCTTTCAGAACAACGGTTATTAAAACCAAGCCAACTCACACCTGAACACTTCATGGCTGTCTGGCAAAAAAAAGTACACGATGAATACGCAGATTTAGTAATACCTGCTACTATAGCACTTGCTTTACGCGGCTTAGGCACCCCACAACAGGAAGCATTAAAAGAAGGTACGCGATTATGGCAATTGCACACAAATGATTAA
- the tusB gene encoding sulfurtransferase complex subunit TusB, with protein MNTLHLLNKSPFLGNTFDTVLAFIHEHDGILLTGDAVYALQPNTVFLMKIKQLPVTIYALNEDMTARAIDSTSHDIKIVDYSAFVRLCTEYKKVVTWS; from the coding sequence ATGAATACTTTACATTTACTAAATAAAAGCCCCTTTCTAGGTAATACATTTGATACGGTACTAGCGTTTATTCACGAACATGATGGCATCTTATTAACGGGTGATGCTGTCTATGCATTACAACCCAATACAGTTTTTTTAATGAAGATAAAACAGTTACCCGTTACAATTTATGCATTAAATGAAGATATGACAGCTAGAGCTATAGACTCAACATCACATGATATTAAAATCGTTGATTATTCGGCTTTTGTTAGGCTCTGCACTGAATATAAAAAGGTTGTTACTTGGTCATGA